The following proteins are encoded in a genomic region of Brachypodium distachyon strain Bd21 chromosome 1, Brachypodium_distachyon_v3.0, whole genome shotgun sequence:
- the LOC112271058 gene encoding uncharacterized protein LOC112271058: MALIHQGLPRYRCHQEQERWWSGRAAFLSAGRCPPARRLPWWAAKLRRCSWLGSGARRWTAGARTLVVAWIWRFAAGSGGGQRPEVVTGILLAGVGSRAALPSGGLCAIPCCLCALLFCLCGWFGPSHFLAIARCFLCHGLLGLGESPGWRLPVLTMTTPSFEAL; the protein is encoded by the exons ATGGCCCTCATTCACCAAGGTCTTCCTCGCTACAGATGCCACCAAGAACAGGAAAG GTGGTGGTCGGGGCGGGCGGCCTTCCTCTCCGCGGGGCGGTGTCCTCCGGCGCGGCGGCTTCCATGGTGGGCGGCCAAGCTTCGCCGTTGTTCCTGGCTCGGCTCTGGTGCTCGCCGGTGGACTGCAGGTGCTCGGACGCTGGTGGTCGCCTGGATCTGGCGCTTCGCGGCTGGATCCGGCGGTGGGCAGCGTCCCGAGGTCGTGACGGGCATCTTGCTCGCCGGCGTGGGATCTAGGGCGGCGCTCCCTAGTGGTGGTTTGTGTGCCATCCCTTGCTGTCTCTGTGCTCTCCTCTTCTGTTTGTGCGGGTGGTTTGGGCCGTCGCACTTCCTTGCTATCGCTAGGTGCTTCCTTTGCCATGGATTGTTGGGGTTGGGTGAAAGCCCAGGCTGGCGACTGCCGGTGCTGACAATGACGACGCCCTCCTTCGAGGCATTGTAG